Part of the Arcobacter sp. LA11 genome, TCTTCAATTTGTTCGCAAACTGAACTCTGTTCAAAATCAAAAATTATACTATGAGCTTTTTTATTTACTCTTACAGAAATAATACCTTCAATTTTTTCTAAATTGCTCTTTAAAATATTCGCATCAAGATATTTATCTTTTAATAAAGAATATTTATATCTAGCTCTATTTGAAGTACTATGTACTTTTTTAAATTGATTACTACTCATAATCTCTATTCTTGATTTGCTTCCATAGCAGCTCGTGCATCTTCATATCTCTCTTTTAACTCTTCCATTCCCGCTTGAAATAACTCTGTACCTTTTGAAGCCGCTTTCATTAAAGATTCTTGAGCACCTTTATTTGTTAAAAGAAAAGTAACTGCTGCTCCAATTAGTGCACCTTTTACAAAATCACCATTGTTAAATCCTGATTGTCCTTGAGGATTACCTTGGTTATTCATAGAGTTTACATTCATTGGCTGGTTTATGTATGGATTGTGATTAATATTTACATTTTGATTGTTGTTTTTTCTAGAATTTTCAATATTCATATCGTAGTTATAATTGTTTTTCATTATTCACCTTCACTAATTAAATCTTCATTGGCATGAGATATAGACTCATAACTTGCATCAAGTTTTTCATCTATAATTTCTAAAGCATAAATACCAGCCATACCAATAGATGCAGCAGTTAAAGCTTTAAACAATCCACCTTTTTGACCAACATAATTTGCAGTTGCAATTGCTGCACCAGTTGCAATTGCACCTTGTGAAGTTCTTTTTACAGTATCTTTAATTGCATCATTTGAAGAGATTTCTTCATTTTTTAATTTTTTATAATTAATTGTTCCTGAGACAAGAGCAGAAGCTACCGCTCCACTTACGATATGTCCTAATACATTTCTAGGTTCACCAGTATTAATTAATGGTTGGTTCATTATTCTTCCTTAGCCTTTGGTTTTCTTCCTCTTTTTACAGAAACTTTTTTTGCTTCTGTCTCTTCTTTAGCTTCTTCTAAAGCTGCTTGTTCTTTTTTTTCTTTTATACATTGAGCTGTTGCATTTATCGTTTGTTTCACATCTTCAACAGTCTCTTTGCTTTTTTCTAAAGAGCTATTAGCAACATCTTTTGATTTATTAAATAGATTACCTGCAACTTCTTTTAATTTATCCGACTTATTAAAAGCAACTATTGCTCCAGCACCTACTGCTAATCCTAATACAAATGGTAATGCCATAACTTACTCCTTATTATTTTTATTATTCATATAGTTATTTAAAAGCGCAATAGAAGCACTTCCAAATCCTAATCCACTAATCATTGAAATATTTAACTTAGAAAAAAGTTGTGTTAATTTATTCTGATCAACATTTCCTGTCATTAAATCATCCAATAAACCTTGATATTCACCAAGTTTTTCCATTAAATCTTCTTGATTAAACTCCGGATTACTTGGCACACTGTAATAATTGATAACACAGTTTCTAAAAGCTGGTAAATGATTATTGTAAGAGGCTGCTTGAAGTCTAAATAAAACATCTCTTATGTCTTCTTCTTGTGTATGAGATAAAAGGTTATCATACATTGCAACATTTTTTATTTCAGCTGCGACACCTAATTCACAACATTCAACATAAGTACTTGGTACTTCAATTTTTTCTGCCCAATTGTTAAGAGGAACCTCTATCCCATATTTTTCTAAAAGTGGAATCAAAGCACTATAGTGTCTTGATTCAGCTTCTCTTATATTTACAAAAGGTTCAACAAATCCAAACTTTTCCATAACTTTTGTGTATGTTTCATAAGCTTTAAACTCATCATAAACAGCAATTCTAAGAACTTGTGAAATGATAGGTTGTTCACTATTTATATCTACTCTTTGAGATAAAAGTAGTTGTTCATCATAATTCTCTTCCAACTATGCAACCTCCTTTGCTAACTTATTTATAATTTCTGTCAATTCATCTAGGTTTTCATTTTTTATTAAATCTTCCCAAAGTTTTGATGGAAAAATAATAGGGTCATACATAATTGTAACTGAGGCTATAATTTTTTTTATTTTTATACTTTTTATTCCATCAATTCTATTTGGCAAGTCTTCTATATCATTTATAGTTATATTTCCATTTTCTTTTTTTATATTAGGATTTACTCTAACTCTTAGTCGTCCAGGGGTATGAGCGATAATAGAAAAATAACTTGCAACTTTTATAATATCTTCTGTTTGTATCAAAAATATTCCTTTATTCTTTTAGTTTGGCTTTTTTATTCTTAAGTGGAACTTATTATAAAGTCGGACTCATTATCAGTTAGAATTAGGATAAAAAATAAAGAGAAAGAAAACTGTCTTATTGACAGTTTTCACATAAACCATAAATAGTCATAACATGATCTTTTAAATCAAAATTATGGTTTTTTGCTACTTTTATTTGTTGGCTTTCTATAAGTTCATCAGTAAATTCAATAATTTTACTACACGAAGTACAAACTAAATGGTCATGGTGTAAAGATAAATTTAATTCATATCTTTTTATTCCATCTCCAACATCTAAAGATTCGATAATAT contains:
- a CDS encoding magnetosome protein MamC → MNQPLINTGEPRNVLGHIVSGAVASALVSGTINYKKLKNEEISSNDAIKDTVKRTSQGAIATGAAIATANYVGQKGGLFKALTAASIGMAGIYALEIIDEKLDASYESISHANEDLISEGE
- a CDS encoding DUF2202 domain-containing protein codes for the protein MEENYDEQLLLSQRVDINSEQPIISQVLRIAVYDEFKAYETYTKVMEKFGFVEPFVNIREAESRHYSALIPLLEKYGIEVPLNNWAEKIEVPSTYVECCELGVAAEIKNVAMYDNLLSHTQEEDIRDVLFRLQAASYNNHLPAFRNCVINYYSVPSNPEFNQEDLMEKLGEYQGLLDDLMTGNVDQNKLTQLFSKLNISMISGLGFGSASIALLNNYMNNKNNKE